In Cervus canadensis isolate Bull #8, Minnesota chromosome 6, ASM1932006v1, whole genome shotgun sequence, one DNA window encodes the following:
- the RABGGTA gene encoding geranylgeranyl transferase type-2 subunit alpha: MHGRLKVKTSEEQAEAKRLEREQKLKLYQAATQTVFQKRQAGELDESVLELTSQILGANPDFATLWNCRREVLQQLEVQKSSEELAALVKAELGFLESCLRVNPKSYGTWHHRCWLLGRLPEPNWARELELCARFLEVDERNFHCWDYRRFVAAQAAVPPAEELAFTDSLITRNFSNYSSWHYRSCLLPQLHPQPDCGPQGRLPEDVLLKELELVQNAFFTDPNDQSAWFYHRWLLGRADPQDALRCLHVSRDEACLTVSFSRPLLVGSGAETLLLMVDESPLAVEWRTPEGRNRPSHVWLCDLPATSLNDQLPQHTFRVVWTAGDAQKECVLLKGRQEGWCRDSATDEQLFRCELSVEKSTVLQSELESCKELQELEPENKWCLLTIILLMRALDPLQYEKETLQYFQTLKAVDPMRAAYLDDLRSKFLLENSVLKMEYAEVRVLHLAHKDLTVLCHLEQLLLVTHLDLSHNRLRSLPPALAALRCLEVLQANDNAIESLDGVTNLPQLQELVLCNNRLQQPAMLQPLASCPRLTLLNLQGNPLCQAEGSSEHLAELLPSVSSILT; this comes from the exons ATG CACGGGCGCCTGAAGGTGAAGACATCGGAAGAGCAAGCGGAAGCCAAAAGACTAGAGCGGGAACAGAAGCTGAAGCTATACCAGGCAGCCACCCAGACTGTCTTCCAGAAG CGCCAGGCTGGAGAGCTGGATGAGTCAGTGCTGGAACTGACAAGCCAGATTCTGGGAGCCAACCCTGACTTTGCCACCCTCTGGAACTGTCGACGAGAGGTGCTCCAGCAGCTGGAGGTCCAGAA GTCCTCTGAGGAGTTGGCCGCTTTGGTGAAGGCAGAACTGGGCTTCCTGGAGAGCTGCCTGAGGGTGAACCCCAAGTCTTATGGTACCTGGCACCACCGCTGCTGGCTGCTGGGCCGCCTGCCAGAGCCCAACTGGGCCCGGGAGCTGGAGTTGTGTGCCCGCTTCCTCGAGGTTGACGAGCGGAACT TTCACTGCTGGGACTACCGGCGGTTTGTGGCTGCACAGGCAGCTGTGCCCCCTGCAGAGGAGCTTGCCTTCACTGACAGCCTCATCACCCGAAACTTCTCCAACTACTCCTCCTGGCATTACCGCTCCTGCCTCTTGCCCCAGCTGCACCCTCAGCCGGACTGTGGACCCCAGGGGCGCCTCCCTGAGGATGTGCTGCTCAAAG AGCTGGAGCTGGTGCAGAACGCTTTCTTCACTGACCCCAATGATCAGAGTGCCTGGTTCTACCATCGCTGGCTCCTGGGACGAG CTGATCCCCAGGATGCCCTGCGCTGCCTGCACGTGAGCCGGGATGAGGCTTGCCTGACCGTCTCCTTCTCTCGGCCCCTCCTC GTGGGCTCGGGCGCGGAGACCTTGCTGCTCATGGTTGATGAGTCACCCCTGGCTGTGGAGTGGAGGACCCCAGAGGGCAGGAACCGGCCTAGCCATGTCTGG ctctgtgacctgcCCGCCACCTCCCTCAACGACCAGTTGCCCCAGCATACGTTTCGTGTCGTTTGGACGGCAGGCGATGCCCAGAAGGAGTGTGTGCTCTTAAAAG GCCGCCAAGAGGGCTGGTGCCGGGACTCCGCCACGGATGAGCAGCTCTTCAG GTGTGAGCTGTCGGTGGAGAAGTCCACGGTGCTGCAGTCGGAGCTGGAATCCTGTaaggagctgcaggagctggaGCCTGAGAATAAAt GGTGCCTGCTCACCATCATCTTGCTGATGAGGGCGCTGGACCCCCTGCAGTATGAGAAGGAGACCCTGCAGTACTTCCAAACCCTCAAG gCTGTGGACCCAATGAGGGCAGCGTACCTCGATGACCTGCGCAGCAAGTTCCTGCTGGAGAACAGCGTGCTCAAGATGGAGTACGCGGAGGTCCGCGTGCTGCACCTGGCTCACAAG GATCTGACGGTACTTTGCCATCTGGAGCAGCTGCTCTTGGTCACTCACCTTGACCTGTCGCACAATCGTCTCAGATCCCTGCCACCTGCCCTGGCTGCCCTGCGCTGCCTTGAG GTGCTGCAGGCCAATGATAACGCAATCGAATCCCTGGACGGTGTCACCAACCTGCCCCAGTTGCAGGAGCTCGTTCTGTGTAACAACC GCCTCCAGCAGCCTGCGATGCTCCAGCCTCTCGCCTCCTGCCCCAGGCTGACCCTCCTTAACCTGCAGGGCAACCCGCTGTGCCAGGCGGAGGGCAGCTCAGAGCACCTGGCCGAGCTGCTGCCTTCTGTTAGCAGCATCCTCACCTAA
- the TGM1 gene encoding protein-glutamine gamma-glutamyltransferase K translates to MPSPTPSSGGPRSDMGRWGGNPWQPPTTPSPEPEPEPDRRSRRGGRSFWARCCGCCSCRNTEDDDWGPERRGDRGAGGSGSRSRRPDSRGSDSRGSGSRSRRPDSRGSDSRGSGSGSRRPDSRGSDSRGSGSGSRRPDSRGSDSRRPGSRGSAVNAAGDGTIREGMLVVTGVDLLSSRSDQNRREHHTDEFEYDELILRRGQPFHMVLFLSRPYESSDHVTLELCIGNNPEVGKGTHVIIPVGKGGSGGWKAQVTKSSGQNLNLRVHTSPNAIIGKFQFTIRTRCKAGEFQLPFDPRNEIYILFNPWCPEDIVYVDHEDWRQEYVLNESGRIYYGTEAQIGERTWNYGQFDHGVLDACLYILDRRGMPYGGRGDPISVSRVISAMVNSLDDNGVLIGNWSGDYSRGTNPSAWVGSVEILLSYLRTGNSVPFGQCWVFAGVTTTVLRCLGLATRTVTNFNSAHDTDTSLTMDIYFDENMKPLEHLNHDSVWNFHVWNDCWMKRPDLPSGFDGWQVVDATPQETSSGIFCCGPCSVQSIKNGLVYMKYDTPFIFAEVNSDKVYWQRQDDGSFKIVYVEEKAIGSLIITKAIGSNMREDITHTYKHPEGSEAERKAVETAAAHGSKPNVYATRDSAEDVAVQVEAQDAVMGQDLTVCVVLTNRGGSPRTVRLHLYLSVTFYTGVTGSVFKESKKEVVLAPGASERVTMPVAYKEYRVHLVDQGAMLLNVSGHVKENGQVLAKQHTFRLRTPDLSLTLLGAAVVGQECEVQIVFKNPLPVTLTNVVFRLEGSGLQRPKILNVGDIGGNETVTLRQTFVPVRPGPRQLIASLDSPQLSQVHGVIQVDVAPAAGGGAFSGTRGNSRSGETIPMASRGGA, encoded by the exons ATGCCGTCGCCAACACCTTCATCAG GTGGTCCTCGCTCGGATATGGGCCGCTGGGGCGGAAACCCCTGGCAGCCCCCCACCACACCTTCTCCAGAGCCGGAACCAGAGCCAGACAGACGGTCTCGCCGTGGGGGCCGTTCCTTCTGGGCTCgctgctgtggctgctgctcTTGCCGGAACACAGAAGACGATGACTGGGGCCCTGAACGCCGTGGAGACCGGGGAGCTGGAGGGTCTGGCTCCAGGAGCCGAAGACCCGACTCCCGGGGCTCAGACTCCCGCGGGTCTGGCTCCAGGAGCCGAAGACCCGACTCCCGGGGCTCAGACTCCCGCGGGTCTGGCTCCGGGAGCCGAAGACCCGACTCCCGGGGCTCAGACTCCCGCGGGTCTGGCTCCGGGAGCCGAAGACCCGACTCCCGGGGCTCAGACTCCCGCCGGCCTGGCTCCCGGGGCAGCGCTGTGAACGCAGCTGGAGATGGCACCATCCGGG AGGGAATGCTGGTGGTGACTGGTGTGGATCTGCTGAGTTCACGCTCAGACCAGAACCGCCGAGAGCACCACACGGACGAGTTCGAGTACGATGAGCTGATTCTCCGCCGTGGGCAGCCTTTCCATATGGTCCTCTTCCTGTCTCGTCCCTATGAGTCCTCCGATCATGTCACCCTGGAGCTGTGCATCG GAAACAATCCCGAGGTGGGCAAGGGCACCCATGTGATCATCCCAGTGGGCAAGGGGGGCAGTGGAGGCTGGAAAGCCCAGGTGACCAAGTCCAGTGGGCAGAATCTGAACCTACGGGTCCACACCTCCCCCAACGCCATCATCGGCAAGTTCCAGTTCACCATCCGCACACGCTGCAAAGCTGGAGAGTTCCAATTGCCCTTCGACCCCCGCAACGAGATCTATATCCTCTTTAATCCCTGGTGCCCAG AGGACATCGTGTATGTGGACCATGAGGACTGGCGGCAGGAGTACGTACTTAATGAGTCGGGGCGAATTTACTATGGGACAGAAGCGCAGATTGGCGAGCGGACCTGGAACTATGGCCAG TTTGACCACGGGGTGCTGGACGCCTGCCTGTACATCCTGGACCGGCGGGGCATGCCCTATGGAGGCCGCGGGGACCCCATCAGTGTCTCCCGGGTCATCTCTGCCATG GTGAACTCCTTGGATGACAATGGGGTCCTGATTGGGAACTGGTCTGGAGATTATTCCCGCGGCACCAACCCATCAGCGTGGGTGGGCAGCGTGGAGATCCTTCTCAGCTACCTACGCACCGGCAACTCTGTCCCTTTTGGCCAGTGCTGGGTCTTCGCCGGTGTGACCACCACAG TGCTGCGCTGCCTGGGCCTGGCCACCCGTACTGTCACCAACTTCAACTCCGCACACGACACAGACACTTCCCTCACCATGGACATCTACTTTGACGAGAACATGAAGCCCCTGGAGCACCTGAACCACGATTCTGTCTG GAACTTCCACGTGTGGAACGACTGTTGGATGAAGAGGCCAGATCTGCCCTCAGGCTTCGATGGGTGGCAGGTTGTGGACGCCACACCCCAGGAGACCAGCAGTG GCATCTTCTGCTGTGGGCCCTGCTCTGTGCAGTCTATCAAGAATGGCTTGGTCTACATGAAGTATGACACACCCTTCATTTTTGCAGAG GTGAACAGTGACAAGGTTTACTGGCAGCGACAGGATGACGGCAGCTTCAAGATCGTGTATGTGGAGGAGAAGGCTATCGGCTCACTCATCATTACGAAGGCCATCGGCTCCAACATGCGGGAAGACATCACGCACACCTATAAGCACCCAGAAG GCTCAGAAGCAGAACGCAAGGCAGTGGAGACCGCGGCCGCGCACGGCAGCAAACCCAATGTGTACGCCACCCGGGACTCGGCGGAGGATGTGGCTGTGCAGGTGGAGGCGCAGGACGCAGTGATGGGGCAGGACCTGACGGTCTGCGTGGTGCTGACCAACCGCGGCGGCAGCCCCCGCACCGTGAGGCTGCATCTCTACCTCTCTGTTACCTTCTACACCGGCGTCACGGGATCCGTCTTCAAGGAGAGCAAGAAGGAGGTGGTGCTGGCGCCGGGGGCCT CGGAGCGCGTGACCATGCCCGTGGCCTACAAGGAATACCGGGTCCACCTCGTAGACCAGGGGGCCATGCTGCTCAACGTCTCAGGCCACGTGAAGGAGAACGGGCAGGTGCTGGCCAAGCAGCACACCTTCCGTCTGCGTACCCCAGACCTCAGTCTCACG TTACTGGGAGCAGCCGTGGTTGGCCAGGAGTGCGAAGTACAGATTGTCTTCAAGAATCCGCTGCCTGTCACCCTCACCAACGTCGTCTTCCGGCTCGAGGGCTCCGGGTTGCAGAGGCCCAAGATCCTCAATGTTGG GGACATTGGGGGCAACGAGACAGTGACCCTGCGCCAGACGTTCGTCCCTGTGAGACCAGGCCCCCGCCAGCTCATTGCCAGCTTGGATAGCCCACAGCTCTCCCAGGTGCACGGGGTCATCCAGGTGGACGTAGCCCCGGCCGCCGGAGGCGGGGCCTTCTCAGGCACTAGAGGCAACAGTCGCTCAGGGGAGACCATCCCCATGGCCTCTCGAGGTGGGGCTTAG